The following proteins are encoded in a genomic region of Struthio camelus isolate bStrCam1 chromosome 3, bStrCam1.hap1, whole genome shotgun sequence:
- the LOC138066703 gene encoding desmoplakin-A-like, whose protein sequence is MHVEVTTLKQENDKTFGNEERMFEGCKTSEGFRREDFARMSSFLGEEILKTVDDATQLEYFMGEYDDIKFQGLRHDVTAKQLTEVKLLDRLTVEQLHSGQKTVHEVQKSLENFLTKPTAIAGLYLESSKEILSFALAAKRRIIGKALALAFLEAQAATGFIIDPTTGQKFSVDDSVVRGLADNEFKSRLLEAEKAVLGYYCSGKVISVYQAMEARLLERQKGKNILEAQIASGGVIDPVRSVRVPPETAVQLGLISNTILKFLHEPSSNAKCFHNPNDRKAMYYYDLLKMCVFSVNSKCFLLPVGERKISSPSAEKSHKISVVDIRTGAEMTSYEAYQKNYVDKTTYLELSKQEFDWKESTCFDSYGNSFLLLTDLKTGVQFNIEEALKQGRIDRALVDRYKEGLITANEFGDILVSSSQTNKDLNSPIAGFWLSETNERIPVLKASRKNLVDRITALRCLEAQISTGGIIDPFTGKRYSISEALQRELIDDGCAKQIEQCELVFTGISHPVRKTVVSAVEAVNVNALDKEMGIRCLEYQYLTGGLIDPKSHSRLSMEEAIKSDLIDAITATKMKDEKLYVKFITCPKTKKKLTYKEALERAIFDCHTGLRLLEAAQPLKTGISSLYYAA, encoded by the coding sequence ATGCATGTTGAAGTTACAACATTAAAGCAAGAAAATGACAAGACTTTTGGTAATGAAGAGAGAATGTTTGAGGGATGCAAAACATCTGAAGGGTTTAGGAGAGAAGACTTTGCAAGGATGAGTTCTTTCTTAGGggaagaaattctgaaaactgTTGATGATGCTACTCAGTTGGAATATTTTATGGGAGAATATGATGATATTAAATTTCAAGGTCTCAGACATGATGTAACTGCCAAACAGTTAACTGAAGTTAAACTTCTAGACAGGCTCACAGTTGAGCAGCTCCATTCAGGTCAGAAAACTGTTCATGAGGTTCAGAAAAGTCTGGAAAATTTTTTAACTAAACCTACAGCTATAGCTGGGCTGTACCTTGAATCCAGCAAAGAAATACTCTCTTTTGCTTTAGCAGCAAAGAGAAGAATCATAGGAAAAGCATTAGCATTAGCATTTTTAGAAGCCCAAGCAGCTACTGGTTTCATCATTGATCCCACAACAGGTCAGAAATTCTCTGTTGATGATTCAGTTGTTAGAGGGCTTGCAGATAATGAATTCAAGAGTAGACTGCTTGAGGCAGAAAAGGCTGTTTTGGGATATTACTGTTCCGGTAAAGTAATATCCGTGTATCAGGCTATGGAAGCTAGACTCTTAGAAAgacaaaaaggtaaaaatatccTTGAAGCCCAAATTGCAAGTGGGGGAGTCATTGATCCTGTAAGAAGTGTTCGTGTACCTCCAGAAACTGCAGTGCAGCTTGGCTTGATTAGtaacacaattttaaaatttttgcatGAACCTTCTAGTAATGCAAAATGTTTTCACAATCCAAATGATAGGAAAGCTATGTATTACTATGATTTGCTGAAAATGTGTGTGTTCAGTGTAAACAGTAAATGCTTTCTGCTTCCAGTTggggaaaggaaaataagcaGCCCATCAGCAGAGAAAAGTCATAAAATTTCTGTAGTAGACATCAGAACAGGAGCTGAAATGACTTCATATGAGGCTTACCAAAAAAACTATGTTGATAAAACTACATATCTTGAACTTTCAAAACAGGAATTTGATTGGAAGGAGTCTACATGTTTTGATTCCTATGggaattcttttcttttgcttacaGATCTTAAAACTGGTGTACAGTTCAATATTGAGGAGGCCTTAAAACAGGGTAGAATTGACAGAGCATTAGTTGATAGATATAAGGAAGGTCTCATCACAGCTAATGAGTTTGGTGATATTTTAGTTAGCAGTTCTCAAACAAATAAAGACCTAAACAGTCCTATTGCAGGGTTTTGGCTTTCTGAAACCAATGAAAGAATTCCAGTTTTAAAAGCCTCACGCAAAAACTTGGTAGATAGAATTACTGCTCTCCGGTGTCTTGAAGCTCAGATTAGTACAGGAGGCATAATTGATCCATTTACTGGGAAAAGGTATAGTATTTCAGAAGCTTTGCAAAGGGAGTTAATCGATGATGGTTGTGCCAAGCAAATTGAGCAGTGTGAACTAGTCTTTACTGGGATCAGTCACCCTGTAAGGAAGACGGTTGTATCAGCTGTTGAAGCTGTGAACGTAAATGCCCTAGACAAAGAAATGGGTATTCGCTGCCTGGAGTATCAGTACTTGACTGGTGGGTTGATAGATCCAAAATCTCATTCCAGATTGTCAATGGAAGAGGCAATTAAGAGTGATCTTATTGATGCTATCACAGCTACaaagatgaaagatgaaaaattgtATGTTAAGTTTATAACAtgcccaaaaacaaaaaagaagttaaCCTACAAAGAAGCTTTAGAGAGAGCTATTTTTGACTGCCACACTGGGCTACGATTATTAGAAGCTGCTCAGCCCTTGAAAACTGGAATTTCTAGTCTTTACTACGCTGCGTAA